A window from Listeria seeligeri serovar 1/2b str. SLCC3954 encodes these proteins:
- the mraY gene encoding phospho-N-acetylmuramoyl-pentapeptide-transferase — protein sequence MSLYMLVSTFAVAFIITVIGIPLFIPFLVKLKFGQSIRDEGPKMHEKKSGTPTMGAVVFIAAMLISFLIFSFISSEVSAATWLLFIALALFGALGFLDDYIKVVQKRNLGLTSKQKFLGQVAISILFYLVYHFSGFAETLTIPFTNTEIDLGWFFVIFILFWLVGFSNAVNLTDGLDGLVSGLTVIAFSAFGVIAFYQEQMDVAIFCFAIVGGMLGFLLFNKNPAKIFMGDTGSLALGGSIAAVSILLHQEWLLLLIGIIFVIETASVILQVFYFKATGGKRIFRMTPIHHHFELGGWSEWRVVLTFWGIGLIGAIISVCMVIF from the coding sequence GTGTCTTTATACATGTTAGTATCAACATTTGCAGTGGCTTTTATCATTACAGTGATAGGAATCCCACTATTCATACCATTTTTGGTGAAATTAAAATTCGGACAAAGTATCAGGGATGAAGGTCCGAAAATGCATGAAAAAAAATCAGGAACGCCAACGATGGGCGCAGTTGTTTTCATTGCCGCTATGCTCATTAGCTTTTTAATCTTTTCTTTCATCAGTAGTGAAGTGAGTGCAGCTACCTGGCTACTATTTATCGCGCTAGCATTATTTGGTGCACTAGGTTTTCTGGACGATTATATCAAAGTAGTTCAAAAACGCAACTTAGGCTTAACTTCGAAACAAAAGTTTTTAGGTCAGGTAGCGATTTCGATTTTATTCTACTTAGTTTATCATTTCAGTGGTTTTGCTGAAACGCTTACTATTCCATTTACAAATACGGAGATTGATCTTGGCTGGTTCTTTGTTATCTTTATCCTATTCTGGTTAGTTGGTTTTTCCAATGCAGTTAATTTAACTGATGGTTTGGATGGACTGGTTTCTGGGCTTACGGTGATAGCTTTCTCTGCTTTTGGAGTAATTGCTTTTTATCAGGAACAAATGGACGTAGCGATTTTCTGTTTTGCGATTGTTGGTGGGATGCTAGGATTCCTACTTTTCAATAAAAACCCAGCGAAAATATTTATGGGAGACACTGGATCGCTTGCACTTGGTGGAAGTATTGCCGCCGTTTCGATTTTATTACATCAAGAATGGTTGTTACTATTAATCGGAATTATTTTCGTTATCGAAACAGCATCTGTTATTTTACAAGTGTTTTACTTTAAAGCAACTGGAGGAAAACGGATTTTCCGAATGACCCCAATTCATCATCACTTTGAACTTGGTGGTTGGTCTGAATGGCGTGTCGTTCTTACTTTCTGGGGAATCGGACTAATTGGTGCGATTATCTCCGTCTGTATGGTTATCTTTTAA
- the ftsZ gene encoding cell division protein FtsZ has translation MLEFDTSSESLATIKVIGVGGGGNNAVNRMIEHGVQGVEFISVNTDAQALNLAKAETKLQIGTKLTRGLGAGAVPEIGKKAAEESREQIEEALKGSDMVFVTAGMGGGTGTGAAPVIAQIAKEMGALTVGVVTRPFGFEGPKRTKQAVTGTEAMKEAVDTLIVIPNDRLLQIVDKNTPMLEAFREADNVLRQGVQGISDLIAVPGLINLDFADVKTIMTNRGSALMGIGIATGENRAAEAAKKAISSPLLETSVDGAKGVLMNITGGSNLSLYEVQEAAEIVSSASDEDVNMIFGSVINDELKDELIVTVIATGFDEAKQAQQQSQANRRPNNQSIQVNRPSYAVQDEPQNDFAQSAPQQANNPGHEQQAEPQQNSSDVDVPAFIRNRNRRG, from the coding sequence ATGTTAGAATTTGACACTAGTTCAGAAAGTTTGGCAACAATAAAAGTAATCGGTGTTGGCGGCGGCGGAAACAATGCTGTAAACCGTATGATTGAACATGGCGTTCAAGGCGTAGAGTTCATTTCTGTTAATACAGATGCTCAAGCGCTTAATTTAGCAAAAGCAGAAACAAAACTACAAATCGGTACAAAATTAACGCGTGGTTTAGGCGCGGGTGCTGTACCTGAAATTGGTAAAAAAGCAGCAGAAGAAAGTCGCGAACAAATTGAAGAAGCTTTAAAAGGTTCAGATATGGTATTCGTAACTGCTGGAATGGGTGGCGGAACTGGGACTGGTGCTGCTCCTGTTATCGCTCAAATCGCTAAAGAAATGGGCGCTTTAACAGTAGGTGTTGTAACTCGTCCATTCGGCTTTGAAGGCCCAAAACGTACAAAACAAGCTGTAACTGGAACAGAAGCAATGAAAGAAGCAGTAGACACATTAATTGTTATTCCTAATGATCGCTTGCTTCAAATTGTGGATAAAAATACGCCAATGCTTGAAGCTTTCCGTGAAGCAGACAATGTTTTACGTCAAGGTGTACAAGGGATTTCTGACTTAATTGCTGTTCCTGGTTTAATTAACTTAGACTTTGCCGATGTAAAAACTATCATGACTAATCGTGGTTCTGCACTTATGGGAATCGGGATTGCGACTGGTGAAAACCGTGCCGCTGAAGCAGCGAAAAAAGCTATTTCATCTCCACTTCTTGAGACTTCTGTTGATGGAGCTAAAGGTGTGCTAATGAATATTACAGGTGGATCTAACCTTAGCCTTTATGAAGTACAAGAAGCAGCAGAAATCGTATCTAGTGCGTCTGATGAAGATGTAAACATGATTTTCGGTTCTGTTATTAACGATGAACTTAAAGACGAGCTAATCGTAACAGTTATTGCGACTGGATTTGATGAAGCAAAACAAGCGCAACAACAATCGCAAGCAAATCGTCGTCCAAATAACCAATCTATTCAAGTAAATCGTCCAAGCTATGCTGTGCAAGATGAGCCGCAAAATGATTTCGCGCAATCTGCACCGCAACAAGCAAATAATCCAGGTCATGAACAACAAGCTGAACCACAACAAAATAGTTCTGATGTTGATGTACCAGCGTTTATCCGTAATCGTAACCGTCGCGGATAA
- a CDS encoding cell division protein FtsQ/DivIB, translated as MAENRRVVSIENRIPELKKYRKKKLIRHLAILIGIFAILILITLYFLSPLSKLDEISVSGNKQLTENEVRKESGLSIGEFVLGISNSKTEDTLEKNTLIKKATVSKEGLNNVQINITEFKTIGYQENDGKYYDVLESGVLLTDQPRQFPIGNDLLFQNFKNGKILKNMVDQINQLPNDVVSSISEVIYSPTKSDNNHIELYMNDGNKVSATISTFAEKMQHYPSIVAQLSKGQKGVIDIEVGSYFQSYYQQNAEKKAAEEKKEN; from the coding sequence ATGGCTGAAAATAGAAGAGTTGTATCTATTGAAAACCGTATTCCTGAATTAAAAAAATACCGGAAGAAAAAACTAATAAGACACCTAGCCATTTTAATCGGAATTTTTGCGATTTTAATATTAATCACATTGTATTTCCTGTCGCCGCTCAGTAAGCTGGATGAAATTAGCGTGAGCGGCAACAAGCAATTAACTGAAAATGAAGTGCGTAAAGAAAGCGGGCTTAGCATCGGAGAGTTTGTACTTGGAATTAGCAATAGCAAAACCGAAGACACTCTCGAGAAAAACACTTTAATCAAAAAAGCTACTGTTTCCAAAGAAGGATTGAACAATGTCCAAATTAATATTACCGAATTTAAAACAATTGGTTATCAGGAAAATGATGGTAAGTACTATGATGTCCTTGAGAGTGGCGTCTTACTAACTGATCAACCTAGACAATTTCCAATCGGGAACGACCTTTTATTCCAAAACTTTAAAAACGGTAAAATACTCAAAAATATGGTGGATCAAATTAATCAGCTACCAAATGATGTTGTTAGCTCGATTTCCGAAGTGATTTATAGTCCGACAAAGAGCGATAATAATCATATCGAATTATATATGAACGATGGAAATAAAGTTTCAGCAACCATTAGTACTTTCGCTGAAAAAATGCAACATTATCCATCCATTGTCGCCCAATTATCCAAAGGGCAAAAAGGCGTTATTGACATTGAAGTAGGTTCTTACTTCCAAAGTTATTATCAACAAAATGCAGAGAAAAAAGCTGCAGAGGAGAAAAAGGAAAATTAA
- the murD gene encoding UDP-N-acetylmuramoyl-L-alanine--D-glutamate ligase, whose translation MKKIEMYHHKKVLVLGLARSGVSAATIMHKLGAFVTVNDQKPFSENPEAQGLLEQGIKVICGSHPIELLDEGFELVIKNPGIPYNNPMIEKALKLKIPVITEVELAYQISEAPIVGITGTNGKTTTTTIIHHMLNAHKENSSLLAGNIGFPASAVAENATSEQYISMELSSFQLMGVKTFKPHISVITNIYEAHLDYHTDRSEYVQAKWHIQQNQTEDDFLVINWDQEELKNLTKQTKAQVIPFSTTQRLGQGSYVQNGNIMFNDEVIGPRDSILLPGEHNLENVLASVAVAKTLGVANEEIMHVLETFKGVEHRTQFVVEWQGRKFYNDSKATNILATQSALKGFKNPVVLLAGGLDRGNSFDELLPFFKNVKALIVFGETADKIGRVGKIAGIEVHYVDNVEAAVPVAYRESAPGDIILLSPACASWDQYRTFEVRGNAFMDAISELIEEVEK comes from the coding sequence ATGAAAAAAATTGAAATGTATCATCACAAAAAAGTGCTTGTTTTGGGTTTGGCAAGAAGTGGTGTTAGTGCGGCAACAATTATGCATAAACTCGGAGCTTTTGTAACAGTAAATGATCAAAAACCGTTTAGCGAAAATCCAGAAGCACAAGGACTACTGGAACAAGGGATTAAAGTTATTTGCGGTTCTCACCCGATTGAACTGTTGGATGAGGGATTTGAGCTAGTTATAAAAAATCCAGGAATTCCGTATAACAACCCGATGATTGAAAAAGCGCTAAAATTAAAAATACCAGTTATTACAGAAGTGGAACTAGCTTATCAAATTTCTGAGGCGCCGATTGTTGGGATTACAGGAACCAATGGGAAAACAACGACAACAACCATTATCCATCATATGTTAAATGCGCATAAAGAAAATAGTTCTTTACTTGCTGGAAATATTGGCTTCCCTGCATCAGCGGTAGCCGAAAATGCCACAAGTGAGCAATATATCTCCATGGAACTTTCTTCTTTCCAATTAATGGGTGTAAAAACATTTAAACCGCATATTTCAGTAATTACGAATATTTATGAGGCCCATTTAGATTACCATACAGATCGTTCGGAATATGTCCAAGCAAAATGGCATATCCAGCAAAATCAGACAGAAGATGATTTCCTGGTTATTAACTGGGATCAGGAAGAACTAAAAAACTTAACAAAACAAACAAAAGCGCAAGTAATTCCATTTTCAACAACCCAGCGTCTTGGACAAGGAAGTTACGTTCAAAACGGAAATATTATGTTCAATGATGAGGTAATTGGCCCACGTGATAGTATTTTACTTCCAGGTGAGCACAATTTAGAAAATGTGTTAGCATCTGTTGCAGTTGCAAAAACTTTAGGAGTTGCAAACGAAGAAATCATGCATGTGTTAGAAACATTCAAAGGCGTGGAGCATCGTACGCAATTTGTCGTGGAATGGCAAGGCCGGAAATTTTACAACGATTCGAAAGCGACTAATATTCTTGCAACTCAAAGTGCATTGAAAGGCTTTAAAAATCCGGTTGTTTTACTTGCTGGCGGACTTGACCGTGGCAACTCATTTGATGAATTACTGCCATTTTTCAAAAACGTGAAGGCACTTATTGTCTTTGGAGAAACAGCAGATAAGATTGGTCGGGTTGGTAAAATTGCTGGAATTGAAGTGCACTATGTTGATAATGTTGAAGCGGCTGTTCCAGTTGCTTATCGTGAATCTGCACCAGGAGATATTATCTTACTTTCACCAGCATGTGCGAGTTGGGATCAATACCGGACATTTGAAGTTCGCGGCAATGCCTTCATGGACGCAATTAGCGAGCTAATAGAAGAGGTGGAAAAATGA
- the ftsA gene encoding cell division protein FtsA gives MGDSEIYVSLDIGTASVKVIIAEMADDRLNIIGVGNVESSGIKKGIIIDIDKTVESIKKAIDQAERMVGVEISQVIVGVVSSQVHLEACRGIVAVSSENREITDEDVWNVMDAAQVVPLSPEREIINTIPDQFVVDGLNGITDPRGMIGVRLEMEGTLITGSKTILHNTLRCVERAGLEISDIALQPLAEASISLSEDDKEFGTALVNIGAGTTTISVFEQGRLTYTGVIPVGGDNITKDLSLGLNTSTANADRVKLDHGYAFYDDASPDEVFAIDVIGSDQKQHFTQVEVADIIEARMEEIFQLVLEELARVGKTHLPGGYVLTGGSMAIPGAIDLAGKTLAAHVRLAIPDYIGVREPSFTTAVGLIKYAYQMAELEGRDVSTTASEPEHNEAPRQKQPKQKKSDDEKVSTKMKNFFGAFFE, from the coding sequence ATGGGTGATAGCGAAATTTATGTAAGTTTAGACATTGGAACAGCTTCTGTTAAGGTAATCATCGCAGAAATGGCTGACGATCGACTCAATATTATCGGTGTTGGGAATGTCGAATCATCAGGAATTAAAAAAGGGATTATTATCGACATAGACAAGACTGTAGAATCCATTAAAAAGGCAATTGATCAAGCAGAAAGAATGGTTGGCGTAGAAATTTCTCAAGTAATCGTTGGGGTAGTATCGAGTCAAGTTCATTTGGAAGCTTGCCGAGGAATTGTTGCAGTTAGTAGTGAAAATCGCGAAATTACAGATGAAGATGTCTGGAACGTGATGGATGCAGCTCAAGTTGTTCCATTATCTCCCGAAAGAGAAATTATTAATACCATTCCAGATCAATTTGTGGTGGATGGCTTAAACGGCATTACAGATCCACGTGGAATGATTGGTGTCCGTTTAGAAATGGAAGGCACATTAATTACTGGTTCAAAAACAATTTTACATAATACGTTACGTTGTGTGGAACGTGCTGGTCTTGAAATTTCAGATATTGCCTTACAACCACTAGCCGAAGCGTCGATATCCTTATCAGAAGATGATAAAGAATTTGGAACTGCACTTGTAAATATTGGTGCAGGAACAACCACTATTAGCGTGTTCGAACAAGGTAGATTAACCTATACTGGTGTAATTCCAGTTGGCGGAGATAATATCACGAAAGACTTGTCACTTGGATTAAATACATCTACAGCAAATGCAGATCGTGTCAAACTTGATCATGGTTATGCATTTTATGATGATGCTTCTCCAGATGAAGTTTTCGCGATTGATGTAATTGGTAGTGACCAAAAGCAACATTTCACACAAGTGGAAGTGGCGGATATTATTGAAGCACGGATGGAAGAAATTTTCCAATTAGTTTTAGAAGAACTAGCTCGAGTTGGCAAAACACATCTTCCAGGTGGGTATGTATTAACAGGTGGTTCAATGGCGATTCCAGGTGCAATTGATTTAGCTGGAAAAACACTAGCAGCCCATGTTAGACTCGCAATTCCTGATTATATTGGTGTTCGCGAACCATCCTTTACAACAGCGGTAGGCTTAATAAAATATGCTTATCAAATGGCTGAGTTAGAAGGTCGCGATGTTAGCACTACAGCGAGCGAGCCAGAACATAATGAAGCTCCAAGACAAAAACAACCTAAACAAAAAAAATCAGATGACGAAAAAGTATCAACAAAAATGAAGAATTTTTTCGGCGCATTTTTTGAATAA
- a CDS encoding UDP-N-acetylmuramoyl-L-alanyl-D-glutamate--2,6-diaminopimelate ligase, producing the protein MKLNELMQAIPVFTGEASPAIEVSQIAQDSRKVNLGTLFICIDGEIVDGHQFAKKAEELGAVAVVAEKPVDVTIPVIYVRDSKRAMAMLANYFYGSPTQALKLVGITGTNGKTTVSHLVEQIVRESGEQTGLIGTMYRKIGDEILETKNTTPDSLTLQETFREMLLRGVSTAVMEVSSHALVQGRVYGSDYDVAVFMNLSQDHLDYHHTMEEYAYAKSLLFAQLGNSYHTSNPKIAVLNADDEESVRMQTATAAHVITFGIKENADFRATNIEITSHGSTFNLTTPAGKFKLKIKMIGNFSVYNVLAAIATSYALHIPLENAIATVEAIPGVKGRFELVNAGQDFPVIVDYSHTPDGLLNVLQTIDEFANKRVFVVVGCGGDRDKGKRPQMAKIAVQYATNPVFTSDNPRSENPRTIIEDMIKGVPESDSYVVHENRRDAIQYAISEAEAGDVILIAGKGHEDYQIIGDEVIDFDDRVEARLAIEKRLGLA; encoded by the coding sequence ATGAAGTTAAATGAACTAATGCAAGCTATCCCGGTATTTACTGGTGAGGCGAGCCCGGCGATTGAAGTCAGCCAGATTGCTCAAGACAGTAGGAAAGTGAACCTAGGAACACTTTTTATATGTATTGACGGCGAAATCGTGGACGGACACCAATTCGCGAAAAAAGCAGAAGAACTCGGAGCAGTCGCAGTGGTTGCTGAAAAGCCTGTCGACGTTACGATTCCAGTTATTTATGTGAGAGATTCAAAACGCGCAATGGCGATGTTAGCTAATTATTTTTACGGCTCACCAACCCAAGCGCTAAAATTAGTAGGGATTACGGGAACGAATGGAAAAACAACCGTTAGCCATTTAGTAGAACAAATCGTTCGTGAAAGTGGTGAACAAACTGGTTTAATTGGGACGATGTATCGCAAAATTGGCGATGAAATTTTAGAAACAAAAAATACTACTCCAGATAGTTTGACCTTGCAAGAAACTTTCCGTGAGATGCTCCTTCGAGGTGTAAGTACAGCCGTGATGGAAGTTTCCTCTCATGCACTTGTTCAAGGCCGAGTATATGGATCTGACTATGATGTTGCGGTCTTTATGAATTTATCGCAAGACCATTTAGACTACCATCATACAATGGAAGAATATGCTTATGCGAAAAGTTTACTGTTTGCACAATTAGGCAATAGTTACCATACAAGCAATCCTAAAATTGCAGTTCTAAATGCGGACGATGAAGAAAGTGTGCGGATGCAAACAGCAACAGCAGCACACGTTATCACTTTTGGAATAAAAGAAAATGCGGATTTTAGAGCAACAAATATTGAAATTACTAGTCATGGTTCAACATTTAATTTAACAACACCGGCTGGTAAGTTTAAGCTTAAAATAAAAATGATTGGGAACTTTAGTGTTTATAATGTGCTCGCAGCGATTGCGACAAGTTACGCACTACATATTCCATTAGAAAATGCGATTGCGACAGTGGAAGCAATTCCAGGTGTAAAAGGACGATTCGAGCTTGTAAATGCCGGGCAAGATTTTCCGGTCATTGTCGATTACTCTCATACACCAGACGGCTTGCTAAATGTTTTACAAACTATTGATGAATTCGCCAATAAACGCGTTTTCGTAGTAGTAGGTTGTGGCGGCGATCGAGATAAGGGCAAACGTCCACAAATGGCGAAAATCGCTGTTCAATATGCAACTAATCCCGTGTTTACATCTGATAATCCACGCAGCGAAAACCCGCGGACGATTATTGAAGATATGATTAAAGGTGTTCCTGAAAGTGATTCTTATGTGGTACATGAAAATCGCCGGGATGCGATACAATACGCTATTAGTGAGGCAGAAGCAGGGGATGTTATTTTGATTGCTGGAAAAGGCCATGAAGATTATCAAATCATTGGCGACGAAGTAATCGATTTTGATGACCGCGTAGAAGCACGACTAGCTATTGAAAAAAGACTCGGACTCGCATAA
- a CDS encoding YggT family protein — protein sequence MQSILFQVVEFILFIIRWLPTLMFVYFLMSWFPGARESKIGQFLARIFEPILEPFRRIIPPIGMFDISSLVAYIIFQYAMRVLTNLIQVYVIPMLF from the coding sequence TTGCAAAGTATTTTATTTCAAGTGGTGGAATTCATTTTATTTATTATTAGATGGCTACCAACACTAATGTTTGTTTATTTCTTAATGAGTTGGTTTCCTGGTGCAAGAGAATCAAAAATAGGCCAATTTTTAGCACGTATTTTTGAACCGATTTTAGAACCATTTAGAAGAATTATACCGCCGATTGGTATGTTTGATATTTCGTCGCTAGTGGCTTATATCATTTTCCAATACGCGATGAGAGTTTTGACAAATTTAATTCAAGTCTATGTTATTCCAATGTTATTTTAA
- a CDS encoding YggS family pyridoxal phosphate-dependent enzyme, giving the protein MTKQANLEKVTKQIELACTESNRDKTDVTLVAVTKTIDATEMTELYDLGIRHFGENRADVFLEKTTQLANKDDICWHYIGSLQTRKVKDVLPKIDYLHSLDRASLAKEIEKRATKLVKCFLQVNISGEETKHGFSKEEALSFLQEADFKYIEIVGLMTMAPITNSDIELHHVFHELKQLQQEIHALQLKNIPCTELSMGMTNDFGIAITEGATFIRVGRALVSDENMEV; this is encoded by the coding sequence ATGACAAAACAAGCTAATTTAGAAAAAGTAACCAAACAAATCGAGCTTGCTTGTACGGAAAGCAATCGTGATAAAACGGACGTAACACTAGTTGCCGTTACAAAAACGATTGATGCAACCGAGATGACTGAGCTTTATGATTTGGGAATTCGTCATTTTGGCGAAAATCGGGCGGACGTGTTTCTGGAAAAAACAACACAACTTGCAAATAAAGACGACATTTGCTGGCATTACATCGGTTCTTTACAAACGCGTAAAGTAAAAGATGTCTTACCAAAAATCGACTATTTGCATTCGCTTGACCGAGCTTCTCTGGCAAAAGAAATTGAAAAGCGGGCGACAAAGCTAGTTAAATGTTTCTTACAAGTAAATATTTCTGGCGAAGAAACTAAGCATGGCTTTTCAAAAGAAGAGGCATTGTCTTTTTTACAAGAAGCAGATTTCAAGTATATTGAGATTGTTGGTTTAATGACAATGGCACCTATTACAAATAGCGACATAGAGCTGCATCACGTATTTCATGAGTTAAAGCAATTGCAGCAAGAAATTCATGCGCTTCAGTTAAAAAACATTCCATGTACAGAGTTATCTATGGGGATGACGAACGACTTCGGAATTGCGATTACAGAAGGTGCTACATTTATACGAGTAGGAAGAGCTTTGGTGAGTGACGAAAATATGGAGGTGTAA
- the murG gene encoding undecaprenyldiphospho-muramoylpentapeptide beta-N-acetylglucosaminyltransferase, producing the protein MKVAISGGGTGGHIYPALAFIRELKKIHPEAEFLYIGTEKGLEADIVKREGISFEAIEITGFKRSLSLENIKTVMRFLSGAKKSKQILRDFKPDVVIGTGGYVCGPVVYAAAKLKIPTLIHEQNSVAGLTNKFLSRYADKVAICFEEVSDSFASEKIVFTGNPRASEVVGVDSNQALEAYGLVSRKPTVLVFGGSRGARGVNEAVEAILPEWNKREFQLLYVTGDVHYAKIKDTLADLNLGNHISVQPFIYDMPKILNAVTLVVSRAGATTLAELTALGVPSILIPSPYVTANHQEYNARALEKNNAAIVITEAELKETDLMAAIDSILGDEEKLTGMKQSAKQMGRPDAASKLVEVALSIMK; encoded by the coding sequence ATGAAAGTAGCAATAAGCGGTGGCGGCACGGGCGGACATATTTATCCAGCTCTTGCATTCATCAGAGAATTAAAAAAAATACATCCTGAAGCCGAGTTCTTATATATTGGCACGGAAAAAGGATTAGAAGCTGATATCGTTAAACGAGAAGGGATTTCGTTTGAAGCGATTGAAATTACTGGTTTTAAACGTTCGTTATCGCTCGAAAATATTAAAACAGTGATGCGTTTCTTGAGTGGGGCGAAAAAAAGCAAACAAATTCTTCGGGACTTTAAGCCAGATGTGGTGATTGGTACGGGCGGATATGTTTGTGGTCCAGTGGTTTATGCGGCTGCCAAACTAAAAATCCCAACTTTAATCCATGAACAAAACAGTGTAGCTGGTTTAACGAATAAATTTTTAAGTCGTTATGCCGACAAAGTAGCGATTTGCTTTGAAGAAGTGAGTGACTCTTTTGCATCAGAAAAAATTGTCTTTACTGGAAACCCACGTGCTTCCGAAGTAGTTGGTGTGGATTCAAATCAAGCGTTAGAAGCTTACGGCCTTGTATCGAGAAAACCGACTGTACTTGTTTTTGGAGGAAGTCGCGGGGCGCGTGGTGTCAATGAAGCTGTGGAAGCAATCTTACCAGAATGGAATAAGCGCGAATTTCAATTGCTTTATGTGACAGGCGATGTTCACTACGCTAAAATCAAAGACACTTTGGCAGATTTAAATCTAGGAAATCATATTAGTGTCCAACCATTTATATACGATATGCCTAAAATTTTAAATGCGGTCACGCTTGTTGTTTCTCGAGCTGGGGCAACTACACTTGCGGAACTTACGGCATTAGGTGTACCAAGCATTTTAATTCCAAGCCCATATGTGACAGCGAACCATCAAGAGTACAATGCTCGTGCGCTAGAAAAAAACAATGCGGCAATCGTTATTACGGAAGCTGAATTAAAAGAAACTGACTTAATGGCGGCGATTGATTCCATTTTGGGTGATGAAGAAAAACTCACTGGAATGAAACAAAGTGCCAAACAAATGGGTCGTCCTGATGCAGCAAGTAAGCTAGTCGAAGTAGCCCTAAGCATAATGAAATAA
- a CDS encoding cell division protein SepF, with protein sequence MGLSNKFKSFFFLDEEEEYYEEEVAREPEPMQKKTKKEKPNKNRFYAVEEEDAKVVSMQGAQYSSRMVLAEPRVYAEAQELADYLKEYKTVVVNLQRISHDQATRIVDFLSGTVYALGGDIQRVGNNIFLCTPDNVEVNGSISEMLDEQNFM encoded by the coding sequence ATGGGACTATCGAATAAATTTAAGTCATTCTTTTTCTTAGATGAAGAAGAGGAATATTATGAAGAGGAAGTAGCGAGGGAACCAGAACCGATGCAAAAGAAAACGAAAAAAGAAAAACCAAATAAAAATCGTTTTTATGCTGTTGAAGAAGAAGATGCGAAGGTGGTTAGTATGCAAGGAGCTCAGTATTCCAGTCGTATGGTACTCGCAGAACCGCGTGTATATGCAGAAGCCCAAGAACTTGCAGATTACTTAAAAGAATATAAAACAGTAGTTGTAAACTTACAACGCATTAGTCATGACCAAGCGACACGTATTGTAGACTTCTTAAGTGGTACAGTATATGCACTCGGTGGAGATATCCAACGTGTGGGAAATAACATTTTCTTATGTACACCAGATAATGTAGAAGTAAATGGTTCTATTTCCGAAATGCTTGATGAACAAAACTTTATGTGA